Proteins co-encoded in one Campylobacter ornithocola genomic window:
- a CDS encoding RDD family protein, protein MKTKAKIATRFLRFKAFLIDLFLLYVPILYLFYFTLGSKEAFLGNQFIIFLCPLFFGLLQALFLVRKAQSPGLKAYDLYLIDLKNGQKLSFFRIVLRYMIFIVSFGLLIGFLISFLRKDTLTLHDILSQSAIVTKVEK, encoded by the coding sequence ATGAAAACTAAAGCAAAAATAGCCACTCGCTTTTTAAGATTTAAAGCTTTTTTAATTGATTTATTTTTGCTTTATGTGCCTATTTTATATTTATTTTATTTTACACTTGGCTCCAAAGAAGCTTTTTTAGGTAATCAATTTATAATTTTTTTATGTCCTTTATTTTTTGGACTTTTACAAGCTTTATTTTTAGTTAGAAAAGCTCAAAGTCCCGGACTTAAAGCCTATGATTTATATTTAATTGATCTTAAAAATGGTCAAAAACTTAGTTTTTTTAGGATAGTCTTACGTTATATGATTTTTATTGTAAGTTTTGGTTTACTAATTGGCTTTTTGATAAGCTTTTTAAGAAAAGATACTTTGACTTTGCATGACATTCTAAGTCAAAGTGCTATTGTAACAAAGGTAGAAAAATGA
- a CDS encoding mechanosensitive ion channel domain-containing protein, which produces MRKFLVVLLLLFVNFLNAQKVDVLEDENNIFALVQNYIELNWALENLKNNDANLSNFQGNIKEIEKQKNTILTAVPLKMISQKLSNKEVKDFLKTKEQLEKSTKEAQKQKRHYEYLNNKIKLLNLVSAEHFYLCIFELEKIFIQGAQSQEIKNIIDKTIDNLKENMAFDFALDKEKINDVEQLRDLENEENNLRNAVRSYNEILVYLRNNANLLETNFLFSELDLQDAINFINEKTSIKSVNLGKIIISIVVVTLFYSLKFYLAKILYFFLIRIFDKNSSSIEIKTHFLEKLQKPLGWFLLVYALGICFTIIYYPTPVDIRISNILYIVYAVLIAWLVISIFDSYGMVIVAKLAEKSGKREVVNLIIKILYFIIIVIAILFILAHLGFNISALIASLGIGGLAVALAAKDIIANFFASVLLLFDNSFNQGDWVEISGIEGTIVEIGLRKTTIRTFDNSLVFLPNSTIMGTNIKNWSKRKVGRHVKLFIGVTYDAKPEQLEQCVEDIRYLLATSPLIAQVDDSALNHGGTRARYRQNLVSVNDLEGYKNSTYVAVSGFGASSIDIEVYFYTKAVDAAGFRAARQSILLELMKIVERNKLSFAFPSQSLYIEKINKEDKEELLS; this is translated from the coding sequence ATGAGAAAATTTTTGGTTGTTTTATTACTTTTATTTGTAAATTTTTTAAATGCTCAAAAAGTAGATGTTTTAGAAGATGAGAATAATATTTTTGCTTTAGTTCAAAACTATATAGAGTTAAATTGGGCTTTAGAAAATTTAAAAAATAATGATGCAAATCTTAGTAATTTTCAAGGTAATATCAAGGAAATCGAAAAGCAAAAAAATACTATTTTAACTGCTGTGCCATTAAAAATGATATCGCAAAAACTAAGCAATAAAGAAGTAAAGGATTTTCTTAAAACAAAAGAACAGCTTGAAAAAAGTACAAAAGAAGCTCAAAAACAAAAAAGGCATTATGAATATTTAAATAACAAAATTAAATTGTTGAATTTAGTATCTGCTGAGCATTTTTACCTATGTATTTTTGAGTTGGAAAAAATTTTTATACAAGGAGCGCAAAGCCAAGAAATCAAAAATATTATTGATAAAACTATAGATAACTTAAAGGAAAATATGGCATTTGACTTTGCTTTAGATAAAGAAAAAATAAATGATGTAGAACAACTTAGAGATTTAGAAAATGAAGAAAATAATTTAAGAAATGCTGTAAGATCTTATAATGAAATTCTGGTTTACTTAAGAAATAATGCTAATTTATTAGAAACTAATTTTTTATTTAGTGAGCTTGATTTGCAAGATGCTATTAATTTTATTAATGAAAAAACTTCTATTAAATCAGTGAACCTTGGAAAAATTATTATTTCTATTGTAGTAGTTACACTTTTTTATTCTTTGAAATTTTATCTTGCAAAAATTTTATATTTTTTCTTAATAAGAATTTTTGATAAAAATTCAAGTAGTATTGAAATAAAAACACACTTTTTAGAAAAACTACAAAAACCTTTAGGATGGTTTTTACTTGTATATGCTTTAGGAATTTGTTTTACCATTATTTATTATCCAACACCGGTTGATATAAGAATTAGCAATATTTTGTATATTGTTTATGCTGTTTTAATTGCCTGGCTAGTTATTAGTATTTTTGATAGCTATGGTATGGTAATAGTAGCAAAACTAGCTGAAAAAAGCGGTAAACGTGAAGTAGTGAATTTGATTATTAAAATTTTATATTTTATTATTATAGTGATAGCTATTTTATTTATTTTGGCACATTTAGGATTTAATATTTCAGCTTTAATCGCATCTTTGGGTATAGGCGGTTTAGCTGTAGCTTTAGCGGCTAAAGATATTATAGCTAATTTTTTTGCTTCAGTACTTTTGCTTTTTGATAATAGTTTTAATCAAGGAGATTGGGTAGAAATTTCAGGTATAGAAGGAACTATAGTAGAAATTGGGCTTAGAAAAACTACTATCAGAACTTTTGATAATTCTTTAGTTTTTTTACCAAATTCAACTATTATGGGGACAAATATTAAAAATTGGAGCAAGAGAAAAGTTGGTCGTCATGTAAAATTATTTATAGGTGTAACTTACGATGCAAAGCCTGAACAGCTTGAGCAATGTGTAGAGGATATAAGATATTTACTAGCCACTAGTCCTTTAATAGCACAAGTTGATGATAGTGCGCTAAATCATGGAGGAACGCGTGCTAGATATAGACAAAATTTAGTTTCAGTAAATGATTTAGAAGGATACAAAAATAGTACTTATGTAGCTGTGAGTGGTTTTGGTGCTAGCTCTATTGACATAGAAGTGTATTTTTATACTAAAGCGGTAGATGCTGCAGGTTTTAGAGCAGCTAGGCAAAGTATTTTACTTGAACTCATGAAAATTGTTGAGAGAAACAAACTTAGTTTTGCTTTTCCTTCGCAAAGTCTTTATATAGAAAAAATTAATAAAGAAGACAAAGAAGAGTTATTGTCTTAA
- the pyrE gene encoding orotate phosphoribosyltransferase produces MNLEQIYKDCGAYLQGHFLLSSGKHSEFYLQSAKVLENPKLAGGLCDELAKIIANFGIEFDSICSPALGGILAGYELARACNKRFIFTERVEGVMSLRRGFEIKKGEKFIVCEDIITTGGSALESAKIIENLGGEIVGFAALANRGFCAVKNLNNPRKENAKLPENLPLFALGNFEFDIYETNACPLCKKGTKAIKPGSRGN; encoded by the coding sequence ATGAACTTAGAGCAAATTTACAAAGATTGTGGAGCATATTTACAAGGACATTTTTTATTAAGCTCCGGAAAGCATTCTGAATTTTATCTTCAAAGTGCAAAAGTTTTAGAAAATCCAAAATTAGCAGGTGGACTTTGTGATGAGCTTGCAAAAATTATTGCAAACTTTGGTATTGAATTTGATAGTATTTGTTCTCCTGCTTTAGGTGGAATTTTGGCAGGATATGAGCTTGCTAGAGCTTGTAATAAACGTTTTATTTTTACAGAACGTGTAGAAGGAGTGATGAGTCTTAGACGTGGCTTTGAAATAAAAAAAGGCGAGAAATTTATCGTTTGTGAAGATATTATTACAACAGGTGGCTCAGCACTTGAAAGTGCAAAAATCATCGAAAACTTAGGTGGAGAAATAGTAGGCTTTGCGGCTTTGGCAAATCGTGGTTTTTGTGCAGTAAAAAATTTAAACAATCCTAGAAAAGAAAATGCGAAGTTGCCTGAAAATTTACCACTTTTTGCTCTAGGAAATTTTGAATTTGATATTTATGAAACAAACGCTTGTCCACTTTGTAAAAAAGGTACTAAAGCTATCAAACCTGGTAGTCGTGGAAACTAA
- the secG gene encoding preprotein translocase subunit SecG, which yields MTTLLIILQFAIVVIICIAVLLQKSSSIGLGAYSGSNESLFGAKGPAGFLAKFTFIMGVLLIANTIALSYMYNNANSNSLAEKAEQILPKAPETNTTSIPVAPNAPLSESNTSK from the coding sequence ATGACTACTCTTTTAATTATTTTACAATTTGCAATTGTTGTAATCATTTGTATTGCTGTTTTATTACAAAAAAGTTCAAGTATAGGACTTGGAGCATATAGTGGAAGTAATGAAAGTTTATTTGGGGCAAAGGGTCCTGCAGGATTTTTAGCTAAATTTACTTTTATTATGGGTGTTTTGCTTATTGCTAACACAATTGCTCTAAGCTATATGTATAATAATGCTAATTCTAACTCACTTGCTGAAAAAGCAGAACAAATTTTACCAAAAGCACCTGAAACAAACACAACTAGCATTCCAGTTGCACCAAATGCACCACTTAGTGAAAGTAACACTAGCAAATAA
- a CDS encoding GNAT family N-acetyltransferase: MFKNNYIKIKYFEEITDDIKDKLIDMWEDSVKNSHYFLSDFDREKIKRDLLASQVFFSLNYLICYDKDEMIGFLAFEDEKIEMLFLKSKYFNQGIGTALMSKAVNDYHLKYVEVNKDNYKAYKFYQKCGFVQESEYEDGYGFVVLKMKL, from the coding sequence ATGTTTAAAAATAATTATATTAAAATTAAATATTTTGAAGAAATTACAGATGATATCAAGGATAAATTGATCGATATGTGGGAGGATAGTGTAAAAAATTCCCATTATTTTTTATCTGATTTTGATAGAGAAAAGATTAAAAGAGATCTTTTAGCTTCTCAAGTATTTTTTAGTTTAAATTATTTGATTTGTTATGATAAAGATGAAATGATTGGTTTTTTGGCGTTTGAGGATGAAAAGATTGAAATGTTATTTTTAAAATCAAAATATTTTAACCAAGGTATAGGGACTGCACTAATGTCCAAAGCCGTAAATGATTATCATTTAAAATATGTTGAAGTAAATAAAGATAATTATAAAGCATATAAATTTTATCAAAAATGTGGATTTGTGCAAGAGAGTGAGTATGAAGATGGATATGGCTTTGTTGTTTTAAAAATGAAACTCTAG
- a CDS encoding protein-L-isoaspartate(D-aspartate) O-methyltransferase: MHIFEQKQCQTMAEEIRKNTFINDELFNAFCSTPREIFSPLKMHAYRLDALPLMGNQWISSPLTVAKMTMALDFKNADSVLEIGCGSGYQAAILSKLIRRVFTIERIEKLAISAIEKFKKLNYTNIHVKFDDGQNGWKNYAPYDRILLSAYIEHIPNILFDQLENNGILVAPLLIGNQQFITKFTKKDREISKEILDECLFVPIKDGKE, from the coding sequence ATTCATATATTTGAACAAAAACAATGCCAAACCATGGCAGAAGAAATTCGAAAAAATACTTTTATTAATGATGAGTTATTTAACGCTTTTTGTTCCACTCCAAGAGAAATTTTTTCACCTTTAAAAATGCATGCTTACAGACTTGATGCACTCCCTTTAATGGGTAATCAATGGATAAGCTCACCTTTAACTGTAGCAAAAATGACCATGGCGCTTGATTTTAAAAATGCTGATAGTGTTTTAGAAATAGGCTGTGGTAGCGGATACCAAGCTGCAATTTTAAGTAAGCTTATAAGGAGAGTTTTTACTATAGAGCGTATTGAAAAACTTGCGATTAGTGCTATAGAGAAATTTAAAAAACTCAACTACACTAATATCCATGTAAAATTTGATGATGGACAAAATGGTTGGAAAAATTATGCACCATATGATAGAATTCTACTCTCAGCCTATATAGAACACATTCCAAATATATTATTTGATCAACTAGAAAATAATGGAATTTTAGTAGCTCCTTTGCTTATAGGCAACCAACAATTTATTACCAAATTTACCAAAAAAGATAGAGAAATTAGCAAAGAAATTTTAGATGAATGTCTCTTTGTGCCTATTAAAGATGGCAAAGAATAA
- the dsbI gene encoding disulfide bond formation protein DsbI has protein sequence MCDINKTKFFYFLMCLAGFLVILMPVGTANLIFGYMLGDSPCTSCWGQRESMIYIGVAALFIVRYGMKGKFLAFLLIATAFGLWQSFNHISGHAHRDLDQGFGLPIFGFHTYFWAEVVFWAVVLLLGVIFAFAPKFGSFEKEMEGASFRKLTKFNLAAMVIVAFIVASNVFQAFVSTGPIPYSGQGDPVRFSLNPKYIIWDDSGWSKSWKSISFLGKRDVKEPDFAFAPASEKLGIQFDNNIGNAPFANIDDNLKIASEIKINFPKAINTLDYINGEYVASSKWEVFFLDDNFSTKTDFLLDPYFSATINPIVGIIPYLDNKYILMGSNKSFLRFAQNPNANEVLQYADFVRGANNFEGQGKDLGRGRIDTVRAKFHHVLSTTTDGKYMYLATVPNNKDTKTFVISKISLADRVLSAEFTPKAELKEGKTLGDLYVTSMAFKDGKIYALSKKHNVIAVIDLDKEAVVKTISYPENITNARSLFFKDGKAHILSYQDGSNILYTLD, from the coding sequence ATGTGTGATATTAACAAAACTAAATTCTTTTACTTTTTAATGTGCTTAGCAGGTTTTTTAGTTATCTTAATGCCTGTTGGAACTGCAAACTTAATTTTTGGCTATATGTTAGGCGATAGTCCTTGTACTTCTTGCTGGGGTCAAAGAGAGTCGATGATTTATATCGGTGTAGCAGCTTTATTTATTGTGCGTTATGGTATGAAAGGTAAATTTTTAGCTTTTCTTTTAATTGCAACTGCCTTTGGTTTATGGCAATCATTTAATCATATTAGTGGTCACGCACATCGTGATCTTGATCAAGGTTTTGGTTTACCTATCTTTGGTTTTCATACATACTTTTGGGCTGAAGTGGTATTTTGGGCTGTAGTTTTACTACTCGGTGTTATTTTTGCTTTTGCTCCAAAATTTGGTTCTTTTGAAAAAGAAATGGAAGGTGCTAGCTTTAGGAAATTAACTAAATTTAACTTAGCTGCTATGGTTATTGTTGCTTTTATTGTTGCTTCAAATGTATTCCAAGCTTTTGTAAGTACTGGTCCTATCCCATATAGTGGACAAGGTGATCCTGTTCGCTTTAGCTTAAATCCAAAATATATCATTTGGGATGATTCAGGTTGGAGTAAAAGCTGGAAAAGTATTTCTTTCTTAGGAAAACGCGATGTTAAAGAACCTGACTTTGCTTTTGCGCCTGCAAGTGAAAAGCTAGGTATTCAATTTGACAATAATATTGGTAATGCTCCGTTTGCAAATATCGATGATAATCTAAAAATTGCAAGTGAAATAAAAATTAATTTTCCTAAAGCCATCAATACACTTGATTACATCAATGGAGAGTATGTTGCGAGTTCTAAATGGGAAGTATTTTTCTTAGATGATAATTTTAGCACCAAAACAGATTTTCTATTAGATCCATATTTTTCAGCTACAATTAATCCTATCGTAGGAATTATTCCTTATTTAGATAACAAATATATCTTAATGGGTTCTAATAAATCTTTCTTAAGATTTGCCCAAAATCCTAATGCGAATGAAGTTTTACAATATGCTGATTTTGTAAGAGGGGCAAATAATTTCGAAGGACAAGGTAAAGATCTTGGTCGTGGCAGAATCGATACGGTTAGAGCTAAATTTCACCATGTTTTAAGCACAACCACTGATGGAAAATATATGTACCTTGCTACCGTTCCAAATAACAAAGATACTAAAACTTTTGTGATTTCTAAAATTTCTTTAGCAGATAGAGTACTTTCAGCTGAATTTACTCCCAAAGCTGAGTTAAAAGAAGGAAAAACTTTAGGTGATCTTTATGTAACATCAATGGCATTTAAAGATGGTAAAATTTATGCATTAAGCAAAAAACACAATGTTATTGCAGTAATTGATCTAGACAAAGAAGCTGTCGTAAAAACTATTTCTTATCCAGAAAATATAACTAATGCAAGAAGTTTATTCTTCAAAGATGGCAAAGCACACATCTTATCTTATCAAGATGGATCAAATATCCTTTATACACTTGATTAA
- a CDS encoding ribonucleotide-diphosphate reductase subunit beta: protein MNRKRIYNPKSNETLNDRKVFNGNPHGILNFTKAKYTWALKLWDLMEANTWFPKEVDTTKDALDYRCNLTIAEKRMYDLVWSQLISMDSFQTNNLADNINPYITAPEINAVLARQAYEEANHSKSYAVMVEAICENTDLIYEMEKHDETLREKNDFISSIYEELAGEVDDNKLLLAMVANQILEGVYFYSGFTAIYALARAGKMLGSAQMIRFIQRDEITHLLLFQNMINSVRKERPDLFNDTNINKIYDMFKKAGELEIKWGKYITQNQIMGFTDDIIEEYIHYLVDQRLIAINLDKIYNAKHPIKWVDDFSKFNDQKSNFFESKVTNYSKGSLSFDDF from the coding sequence ATGAATAGAAAAAGAATTTATAATCCAAAATCAAATGAAACACTCAACGATAGAAAAGTATTCAATGGTAATCCCCATGGTATTTTAAATTTTACCAAAGCAAAATACACTTGGGCTTTAAAACTTTGGGACTTAATGGAAGCAAATACTTGGTTTCCAAAAGAAGTAGATACAACCAAAGATGCACTAGATTATCGTTGTAATCTAACCATAGCAGAAAAAAGAATGTATGATCTAGTTTGGTCTCAACTTATCTCAATGGATAGTTTTCAAACTAATAATCTTGCTGATAATATCAATCCATACATTACAGCACCTGAAATCAATGCGGTTTTAGCAAGACAAGCTTATGAAGAAGCAAATCACTCAAAATCCTATGCAGTAATGGTTGAAGCAATCTGTGAAAACACAGATTTGATCTATGAAATGGAAAAGCACGATGAAACTTTAAGAGAAAAAAATGATTTTATCTCAAGTATTTATGAAGAATTAGCTGGCGAAGTAGATGATAACAAACTTTTACTTGCAATGGTAGCAAATCAAATTTTGGAAGGGGTGTATTTTTATAGTGGTTTCACCGCCATTTACGCTCTTGCACGTGCAGGAAAAATGCTAGGTTCAGCTCAAATGATCCGCTTTATACAAAGAGATGAAATCACTCACTTGCTTTTATTTCAAAATATGATTAATTCTGTGCGCAAGGAAAGACCTGATTTATTTAATGACACCAATATAAATAAAATTTATGATATGTTTAAAAAAGCAGGTGAGCTTGAGATTAAATGGGGAAAATACATCACTCAAAATCAAATCATGGGATTTACAGATGACATTATAGAAGAATATATTCACTATCTTGTTGATCAAAGGCTTATCGCAATTAATCTTGATAAAATTTATAATGCAAAACATCCTATTAAATGGGTAGATGATTTTTCTAAATTTAATGACCAAAAAAGCAATTTTTTTGAAAGTAAGGTTACAAACTACTCCAAAGGAAGTTTAAGTTTCGATGACTTTTAA
- the dba gene encoding disulfide bond formation protein Dba — translation MEFLELLLIFIAIVLMIVKPEKEKLAFSILVISWAIMVFDYLGRKSGAILGLMNL, via the coding sequence ATGGAGTTTTTAGAACTTTTGTTAATTTTTATCGCCATAGTTCTCATGATAGTCAAACCAGAAAAAGAAAAACTTGCTTTTTCTATACTTGTAATTTCATGGGCTATTATGGTATTTGACTATCTAGGTCGCAAATCAGGCGCAATTTTAGGCCTAATGAATCTATAA
- a CDS encoding carbonic anhydrase, with protein sequence MKDLIEGALKFMQEDFKEHAELFESLKNKQNPHTLFIGCADSRVIPNLITNTGPGELFVIRNIGNIVPPYRVGDDFLATTSAIEYAFNSLHIKNIIVCGHSNCGGCAALYANENDLKNMPNVRKWLTLLEPIKNKVLKVAKDDLAMRSWMTEKMNLVNSLQNLLTYPGIEEALNKKEIELHAWYYIIETGEIYEYDFSFENFVLIQERIKKV encoded by the coding sequence TTGAAAGATTTGATTGAAGGTGCTTTAAAATTTATGCAAGAAGATTTTAAAGAGCATGCAGAGCTTTTTGAGAGTTTGAAAAATAAACAAAATCCCCATACGCTTTTTATAGGTTGTGCTGATTCAAGAGTGATACCAAATTTAATTACCAATACAGGTCCAGGAGAGCTTTTTGTTATAAGAAATATAGGTAATATTGTTCCACCTTATAGAGTAGGAGATGATTTTTTGGCAACTACCTCAGCTATTGAATACGCTTTTAATTCTTTACATATTAAAAATATTATAGTCTGCGGACATAGTAATTGTGGGGGATGTGCAGCTTTGTATGCTAACGAAAATGATTTAAAAAATATGCCAAATGTTAGAAAATGGCTTACTTTGCTTGAGCCTATCAAAAATAAAGTCTTAAAAGTTGCCAAAGATGATTTGGCTATGAGGTCTTGGATGACTGAGAAGATGAATTTGGTTAATTCTTTGCAAAATTTATTAACTTATCCAGGTATTGAAGAAGCTTTAAATAAAAAAGAAATTGAACTTCATGCTTGGTATTATATTATAGAAACAGGTGAAATTTATGAGTATGATTTTAGTTTTGAAAATTTTGTTTTAATACAAGAGAGGATAAAAAAAGTATGA
- the frr gene encoding ribosome recycling factor, which yields MLNEIYTKQKQQSDKSLEALKKDFTTIRTGKVNINILDHIHVDYYGSATPLNQVATVLATDASTISITPWEKSMLKAIESAIAAANIGVNPNNDGESVKLFFPPMTREQREENAKNAKAMGEKAKVAIRNIRKDANDAVKKLEKDKAISEDEAKKAYDEVQKQTDNYTAKVDELVKNKEVELLKV from the coding sequence ATGCTAAATGAAATTTATACTAAACAAAAACAACAATCAGATAAAAGTTTAGAGGCCTTAAAAAAAGATTTTACTACGATAAGAACTGGCAAGGTAAATATCAACATACTTGATCATATTCATGTAGATTATTATGGCAGTGCAACTCCATTAAATCAAGTAGCAACAGTTTTAGCAACAGATGCTTCAACTATTAGTATCACTCCTTGGGAAAAGTCTATGTTAAAAGCTATAGAAAGTGCTATAGCTGCAGCAAACATAGGAGTAAACCCAAACAATGATGGTGAAAGTGTAAAATTATTTTTCCCTCCTATGACAAGAGAGCAAAGAGAAGAAAACGCTAAAAACGCCAAAGCTATGGGAGAAAAAGCTAAAGTAGCTATTAGAAATATTAGAAAAGATGCAAATGATGCAGTTAAAAAGTTAGAAAAAGATAAAGCGATTTCAGAAGATGAAGCTAAAAAAGCTTACGATGAAGTACAAAAACAAACCGATAATTACACAGCAAAAGTAGATGAGTTGGTTAAAAATAAAGAAGTAGAACTTTTAAAGGTTTGA
- a CDS encoding carbonic anhydrase family protein: protein MKFKTLLFSLLVANILFAYEQMPQNASHGNFIDKNKWKNLDRNWVYCESGLNQDFININTKKATSKNHSLEFNYTNDSFGLINDGYTIKMHFASNGSHIVLDNIGYNLSHFHFHTPSKISINNQSYPLEIHFSHVSQKGDIIVVALLLQEGRENPFIKKIIRALPKKEGDKLYVQGLNANELLPNNIDSFYIFKNQLNKPCNQEITWIILKENTQASKEQIQAIQDLMGKNKELKTKNISKIEESN, encoded by the coding sequence ATGAAATTTAAAACATTGCTTTTTAGCTTACTTGTTGCTAATATACTTTTTGCTTATGAGCAAATGCCACAAAATGCATCACATGGAAATTTTATAGATAAAAATAAATGGAAAAATCTAGATAGAAATTGGGTGTATTGTGAAAGCGGACTAAATCAAGATTTTATCAATATAAATACTAAAAAAGCTACAAGCAAAAACCATTCTTTAGAATTTAATTACACAAATGATTCTTTTGGCTTAATTAATGATGGTTATACTATAAAAATGCATTTTGCAAGTAATGGAAGTCATATTGTATTAGATAACATAGGTTACAATCTATCTCATTTTCACTTCCATACTCCTTCTAAAATCTCTATAAATAACCAATCTTATCCTCTAGAAATTCACTTTAGTCATGTAAGCCAAAAAGGAGATATTATTGTTGTAGCTTTACTTTTACAGGAAGGTAGGGAAAATCCATTTATCAAGAAAATCATCCGTGCCCTCCCTAAAAAAGAGGGTGATAAACTTTATGTGCAAGGTTTAAATGCTAATGAATTATTACCAAACAATATTGATTCTTTTTATATTTTTAAAAACCAACTTAATAAACCTTGCAATCAAGAAATCACATGGATAATTTTAAAAGAAAACACACAAGCTTCAAAAGAACAAATTCAAGCTATACAAGATTTAATGGGTAAAAACAAAGAATTAAAAACAAAAAATATCTCCAAAATTGAAGAAAGCAACTAA
- a CDS encoding Bax inhibitor-1/YccA family protein: MSLYDRDYSNSKTQEFEGYARSDLSIFIKQTYQLFAASLLAATAGAYIGIFALAHLFAQSQATFWILFIVEIGLLFALQWKKREAPLNLILLFAFTFVSGLTLTPLLYSVLALPAGASIIAQAFALTTVAFGALSVFAMNTKKDFTMMGKMLFVALIVIVVASLINIFFQSSLLSLAISGIGAILFSFYILYDTQNIIRGNYETPIEGAVALYLDFINLFISLLNILRSFNSR, translated from the coding sequence ATGAGTCTTTATGATAGAGATTATTCTAACTCTAAAACTCAAGAATTTGAAGGTTATGCTAGAAGTGATTTAAGCATTTTTATAAAACAAACCTATCAGCTTTTTGCTGCTTCGTTATTAGCTGCAACAGCGGGTGCTTATATAGGAATTTTTGCCTTAGCACATCTATTTGCACAATCTCAAGCAACTTTTTGGATTTTATTTATCGTAGAAATTGGTTTATTGTTTGCATTACAATGGAAAAAAAGAGAAGCTCCGCTTAATTTAATTTTACTTTTTGCTTTTACTTTTGTTTCAGGACTTACTTTAACACCACTTTTATATTCAGTTTTAGCACTCCCTGCTGGAGCTAGTATCATCGCTCAAGCTTTTGCTTTAACAACAGTAGCTTTTGGTGCTTTAAGTGTATTTGCTATGAATACAAAAAAAGACTTTACTATGATGGGAAAAATGCTTTTTGTGGCTTTAATTGTTATCGTAGTGGCTTCTTTGATTAATATCTTTTTCCAAAGTTCACTTTTAAGTTTAGCTATTTCTGGTATTGGTGCGATTTTATTTTCTTTTTACATTCTTTATGATACTCAAAACATCATTAGAGGAAACTATGAAACACCAATTGAAGGTGCGGTTGCACTTTATCTTGATTTTATCAATCTTTTTATCTCTCTTCTTAATATTTTAAGAAGCTTTAATAGTAGATAA